The sequence below is a genomic window from Methylophilus sp. DW102.
AGCAGATTCCTTTCTGGGGCATGGCTGTGTTGTGCATCGATGACGCCAATGTGCGTGAAATCCTGCCGCGCGTCACCCGGCCGGTGACCACCTATGGCACGCACGAAGAGGCCGCGATTCGCGCGGAAAATATTGTTGCCGACAACGGCAAGATGCATTTCACCCTGGTGCGCAAAAACGGCGTGACCGTGCGTAATGAAGTGACCTTGAACCTGCCCGGCCACCACTATGTGCTGAATGCGCTGGCGGCAATTGCGATTGCTACCGAGTTGAATGTGCCGGATGCCGCCATCCTCAAGGCGCTGGCTGAGTTCCGCGGGGTGGGCCGTCGCTTTGAGCGTTATGGTGAAATCCCGATCAGTCAAGGCGGGCCTGCCGGTGGACACTTCACGCTGGTGGATGACTACGGACATCACCCGATTGAAATGCAGGCGGTGATTGCAGCCGCGCGCGGCGCCTTCCCGGGTCGCCGTCTGGTGCTGGCCTTCCAGCCGCACCGCTATACCCGTACGCGCGACTGTTTTGAAGATTTTGTAAAAGTACTGTCGACCGTGGATGCCTTGCTGTTGACCGAAGTGTATTCGGCGGGCGAATCACCGATTGTGGCGGCGGATACGCGCAGCCTGATCCGCGCCATCCGCGTCAACGGCAAGGTGGAGCCTCGCTTTGTGGAAACCACGGAAGAGCTGCCTGCAGCCATTCTTGAGAGTGTGTTGCCTGGCGATGTGGTGGTGGTGATGGGCGCTGGCAATATCGGTAGCGTGGCGGCCAAAACACGGG
It includes:
- the murC gene encoding UDP-N-acetylmuramate--L-alanine ligase, encoding MKHKVKKIHFIGIGGSGMSGIAEVLLNLGFEVSGSDLASNTTTRRLQGFGATVFQGHATEHLGNADVVVVSSAINEENPEIIAARARKVPVIPRAVMLAELMRFKQGIAVAGTHGKTTTTSLIASILAEADMDPTFVIGGKLEAASANARLGTGEWIVVEADESDASFLHLTPIMAVVTNIDQDHMDTYEHSFDKLKTAFVEFLQQIPFWGMAVLCIDDANVREILPRVTRPVTTYGTHEEAAIRAENIVADNGKMHFTLVRKNGVTVRNEVTLNLPGHHYVLNALAAIAIATELNVPDAAILKALAEFRGVGRRFERYGEIPISQGGPAGGHFTLVDDYGHHPIEMQAVIAAARGAFPGRRLVLAFQPHRYTRTRDCFEDFVKVLSTVDALLLTEVYSAGESPIVAADTRSLIRAIRVNGKVEPRFVETTEELPAAILESVLPGDVVVVMGAGNIGSVAAKTRELASV